TGTCTCCCTTCTTCTCTAATGCTATGTTTTTTGCCCACAAAACGAAGTGTCAATGTTGTACCATGGCATGACGAGCAATGGTAGCTGCCATTAACATTGTGGCCACAGCACTAGCAATGTGAATAATGTTTCTTTTCCAACAACCTCTCCTTATTGTTCTCTTTATTCTCCGTTAATCACTTTCAATATAGCCGTCGTGATTCTGCCATAGACTACAATGCCTTCCACAGCTAATAACATCGTAACATGAGAATATACTAACATAAATTATGATAGTAGACAACAAAAACATGGGGTGACAGGTCCAAGCTCGTAAATCTTTGTCCTAAGTACTAAATTTGACTAAAAACTAGAAAGCATTACAAAAGGCAGGAAGATAACAACTCTTGCCTACTAGTATAATTCTCATTTCCTCTTCTTAGAAGGTGGTTGTGGAGTCtcctcatcttcatcttcatcctcttcgtcatcatcatcttcatctccaTCATCTTCATCGTTATCATCGTCGTCGTCATCATCATCCTCATCGTCGTCATCGCTTTCACCTCCACCATTGGCCTCGggatcatcatcagaatcagctTCTTCCCCGCCATCATCACCAGAGAAAtcctcatcatcttcatcatcatcgtcACCGTCTTCTCCGTCATTcacgtcatcatcatcatcatcatcctctGTATCACTAgcatccttgttttcttcagAAGTATGTTTTCCCTTGCACGGTTGGTCTAAAGGAAACCtaaccaaaaattaaaacaaatcagGATGATTGGATATCCCAAATCAAAACAATCACAACACCATTAAGTAAGATATGTTCATTGTTACCTTCCATCCACCATTGGTGACACTAAATTATTGGCATCCGTAAGAAGAGATCCAGTCTGGGGAAaacacaaacaagaaaacaagaatCTTTACTTCCATGCAAAGGTAACTGTTTGTATAGTGAAGAAAATGTTCTAATTTCACAGAGAAAAATAGAACAGTACCAAAGCTCATCGCATACACAAAGAAGAGGTGCGTGCAATGCAATTATACTATGATCTCAACATACAGTTTGATAATTTGTGCACAGCTTCAAGCAGATTCGCAATGATGGACAAAGCCACAAACAGAATTTGTAACGGGTAACAATTCCAATAAAATTTATCGCAAAGAGCTCTCtacttgagaaaaaaaaagagggactGAAGGACAATTGGGTACAATACAGTGCATGAAAAAGAATAACCTACATTAGCTATAGAAATAAAGAAGCAAAAGTTTCACATTTTGACAAGCTTAAGTTGCAAAACCAACAAGCATGTGGTGCAGACATAATCATAGCAATTCCctgttaaagaaaattaaaaatgtccTAAACTTAGCCACAAATGTCTTGTTGGAATCCCTGTTGGCATCTTGCTCAATAAATTATTGGTGTTAAAGGTATCACTATTGATGAAAAAAACAGCATATTAGAAATTAGATATAGCTAGTACTAAGATACATCATGAATCACACAAAACATGTTGAGTAGTAGGCTAGGCTGGCAATACATAATTCTACCCTAAACATCATTAAAAGCTAACAAGAAAGAAGCAGCAGCATGAGTGGAGAAGGAAGCTGAAGCAATCGATTGACAtgtcagataaaaaaaaagatctaGCTCCATTCAGTGCTGGCTGTTCAATACTCAGATTCAAATTTTGATCTAGCCAACCTCCAATACTAATTTATGCAAGAATACACGGCGAAATCCTCATTCATGAATTCCACAGAAAAGACTGCTATTCTCAGGCACCCATCTAGCTACAATAAGAGCTGTATTCACTGTTCTAATATATTGACTCTTATTCTAACTAACACAAAGTTCTAAATTTTACCCCAAAAGAAAATCAAGCAAAAAGGTCCCCATAAGAAATACGCAAAGGTGTTATTCTTACAAAGGGGAACTTCAGTGAAAAAACCACACAAACTACAATGATAAGGAACATTTTAGTAAAAGACTTCTAAAACCAACGAacgaaaaaacaaaatgataatgGAACGAGTGAAAACTGAACGACAGAGAAATATATGCAAACCCAATAAAGCAAAGAAATTTTCTACTGAAAATGttggaaatatatataagttgtGCAACTGAGATTAGCATAATTGAGGAAAAATGTAAATGTCCGataacaaaagagaaaagggatTTCTTTTAAAGCAATACCACGACGAGAAAGCAAGCAAGAGATTTGGCAGTGGCAAGGAGAGTGTCAAGCACCAAAGCCTCCACAAAAGAGCCAACCCACAAAGTGTTCTCCTCAAAGCTGAGACTTTGAACCTCCATTGCCTCTGCTACACCGCAAATTTGCTTCAGCACCGAACAATGAAACCCAAattatagagagagaaagtgagagaGACAAGAGACAAGAAGTGTGTGCCGGAAACTGGGGTTGGTCACGTTAGGGTTTTGGGATTCAAATTGATGTCGAAAGGGCGAATTATTAGTTCCCACGTCATCCTGggaaacatttaaatttaaacaaatccaCGACATGAAACGTGATTCACTGggatacaaaaaataaattcattattataaaaaaatcaataaattcatTCAAATGCTACTCCTGAAAGTACATCAAATTAAAgacgaaaaatatattaaaaagattatagacgattttttttatgatcacggtaaaaaaaataactctttttatattacattaagaatttaataataacttatttttcaaataaaggttttaaaatttgtcctacataattttttgttgcacttttttatATAGACCCGGACGTTTGGGTTTAGGAAGAAAACTTAATGATGACTCGAATTTATAACACTTTTTgtgaatttaaaaattgaattttcatttttcatttttcagttgTGAATCTGTCACTATATTTTTAGGGAGGGAGCAAAATAAGTATTATCCTATTTTTTACTTATCTagaatttttactttattaaatttagttcaaatttaaaattgagtttgcattatCTTTctaaactcatttttattttctatagatACACTATTTGCATGATGTTATAGctctttttctaaaaataaattgttgaaatatattatattaaatgattaatagaaatcatattttacaatttttattagtcatttttattaataatttaaaatcacaaattacaatttcaatcaattttaaaatcatgaattaataaattttaaaaaaatttaaaaaagcattaaaaatcttaataaaaataaactatattttacaaattaaccCTTGTGAAAAACGAGTTATTGTACTAATTTTATCATATACGATAATTGTTTATTAGATATATTATCAATGcatttaaaattagtgaggcCTTTTACTcacaaaaacacatttttggGTTCctcaaatatctttttttttatattgagttATACCTTTTTATTATGGCTATACTATTAAGTGCTGGTTTGGgctgaaagagaaaaaaaaataataaaataaaatacaattcatatttttatattttatcttaattcaaaattttgtttttgtttactttcatttttcattttttccgcTGGAGGACTACATGAGAAAAAATGTTGTGACCCGACCCGAATGTGGGTGACGGAACGTAGGGTTAGGGGGTAGGGTTAACATAAACGAAATCGGCGTAGAAAGAGGAATGAACATCAGGGTTACAAAATGCTGAGAAGAAAGCCAACCAAAATCGAAGCCAAGATCGAAGACAAAGAAGAACTCGAGGAAGCTCGCCGCCGCAACGCTTCAGCCACCACCACCGCCCCCGCTGGCACCGCCGCTCTTCTCCGTCAGCTGGATCGCGGCGGCGAAGATCCCTCTTTCCAGGCGCATCGCATCGGCCTCTCCTCGTAAAACCCTCTCCATACTTTCTTCCCTAATGGAGGTCGAAGTCAAGCTGTGCCTCGCCGACTCCAACGCCCACCGACACGTCACCACCCTGCTCTCCCCCTTTCACGTAGTCACCCACCGCCAGCAGAACCTCTTCTTCGACGGCGCCGCCTCCGAGCTCTCCGCGCGCCGCGCCGTCCTCCGCCTCCGCTTCTACGGTGACGACGAGCGGTGCGTCGCTTCGCTGAAGGCGCGGGCGGTGCTAGTGGACGGCGTGAGCCGCGTGGAGGAGGACGAGGAGGATCTGGACCCGAGGATCGGGCGCGCATGCGTGGCGGAGCCGGCGAAGTTAGGGTCGGTGGAGTCTAGGGTTTTGGGGAGGGTGAAAGAGGAATTCGGAACTGAAAAGGGGCTAGTGGGGCTGGGGGGGTTTGGGAATTTGAGGAGTGTGTATGATTGGAAGGGGTTGAAATTGGAGGTGGATGAGACCAAGTTTGACTTTGGAACCCTCTATGAGATTGAATGTGAAAGTTCTGATCCTGAAGGAGCTAAACGCCTCCTCGAGGAATTCTTGAAGGAGAATGAAATCAATTATTCTTACTCCACTGCTTCCAAGTTCGCCATCTTTCGATCTGGGAAACTACCTTAGTGAGTCaaattttatgtcattttaaattATGCTCCTTTGGTCAAGAGTGTTTAATAATCTTTATTGTTTATGTGCCAATTTCTTTGTTTATGTATGTTTGATTTATTGGTTCTATCTTATATTTTCAAAGATTATTCAACTCTTGCGTTACTAATAACCTTGGTAGGCATCATTGCAGCGATCTATGTTATTAAGACAAAATAGTCTCATTTTGTTGATGAGTTAAGGACCATCttcattataaatttagaatggTTAAGTAAAGcacaatacaatttttttgcTTAAGGTTTAAAGGCAAACGCCATTTGAGAAGATTCGGGTTCCTGTTGTTATTATTTGTCTTGTGGAACAATGCTTAATCCTAGGATACAGTCTCACTGCCACAACTAACttgtttcttttgttattaGGGAGGATAATGTTAGCTAACAGTGGGGTTTGTCAATCCCAACCGATTTGTTTCTTGGATGTTCCTCCCCCTGCTCTGGATGCTCTCTTGTCAAGGGATTGTCCTGAGTTGTCTTTGTTATTTTTCACTAGacgcaaaaaatatatataaaaaaatcataaatagaaTATCTCTTTTCTGAATTAAGAGCTAGCTAGGGAACAATTATTTCTCAATTCACTTGTTTTTGTtgtaaaaaagtttttcttttgtgaGCTGTAAAAAAGTTCGTTTGCAAATATAAGTTGTATATTTCTGATAATAGCTTAAATGTGTAAAAagctaatttttttcttttggtgagcTGTAAACAaaagtaacttttaaataagtgtttaaacaaactcactaaagatttatttttaaaaataagcaaaaaattattttttttaataaacaaacacactaaaaaaataaatagttggTTAGTTTACTAAAATAAGTTtgcattttaataaataaattatttttatgaatatgaaatttgcagcttttcaatatattattagtttaaaattaattataacccGAAAGTCTTATGTTGAATACTGCATAAGATTACTCTTGAGGATTACGAATTCATAAACTTACTGTTATAGATTATGAATCCCTATGTATATTATAGGGGTGCTTTTAGAATTTACAATTTACACACAAGATGTGTCCAATCCATGTCAACAAATTACACCACATACAACAGCGTAGTGCGTAAATCGCCACATTACATTACACAAAAAATAAGTATGAGAACCTTACCCctaaaatgttttcttactCTTTTAccatgtgaaatttttttttcatccaaacaaaattaattatcttaaaatcgcttttaaactaatttactCAAACAAAAATTGATTCTAGTTATAATCGCTATTAAACATAATTGATTAAcgaaatatttcatttttgcaACTATGTCAAACACACCCTAAATTAACTATAATGAACTATTCGGTTTCAATCCAAACAACCTAGtttgtttataaattataaatgggTCAATATTGATgcaatatttgtaattttataatcattaaACATGTTGTAAATGCTCATATTATTGTAATcttaaatattttgtgaatttatagaaaaatggtTGAAAGATAATGTTTAATATTgtctaatatttaaaatatttttacattattaaatattgtctaatattaaaaatatttttaaattattcattatttaaaaattggctaatgtttatttttggtaaagctaaaat
The nucleotide sequence above comes from Glycine soja cultivar W05 chromosome 11, ASM419377v2, whole genome shotgun sequence. Encoded proteins:
- the LOC114374042 gene encoding nucleolin-like, which gives rise to MEVQSLSFEENTLWVGSFVEALVLDTLLATAKSLACFLVVTGSLLTDANNLVSPMVDGRFPLDQPCKGKHTSEENKDASDTEDDDDDDDVNDGEDGDDDDEDDEDFSGDDGGEEADSDDDPEANGGGESDDDDEDDDDDDDDNDEDDGDEDDDDEEDEDEDEETPQPPSKKRK
- the LOC114374040 gene encoding triphosphate tunnel metalloenzyme 3-like isoform X1, whose translation is MEVEVKLCLADSNAHRHVTTLLSPFHVVTHRQQNLFFDGAASELSARRAVLRLRFYGDDERCVASLKARAVLVDGVSRVEEDEEDLDPRIGRACVAEPAKLGSVESRVLGRVKEEFGTEKGLVGLGGFGNLRSVYDWKGLKLEVDETKFDFGTLYEIECESSDPEGAKRLLEEFLKENEINYSYSTASKFAIFRSGKLP
- the LOC114374040 gene encoding triphosphate tunnel metalloenzyme 3-like isoform X2; the protein is MEVEVKLCLADSNAHRHVTTLLSPFHVVTHRQQNLFFDGAASELSARRAVLRLRFYGDDERCVASLKARAVLVDGVSRVEEDEEDLDPRIGRACVAEPAKLGSVESRVLGRVKEEFGTEKGLVGLGGFGNLRSVYDWKGLKLEVDETKFDFGTLYEIECESSDPEGAKRLLEEFLKENEINYSYSTASKFAIFRSGKLP